The sequence CAACATACCAGTCGCGTTTTACAGTTTCTGGTTTAGCTGTGAAAGTTTTCATTATAAAAGCTTACCCAATTAATAAGTTACACGTTGGTGAACACCCAAACGTTCAAAAACAGTTGAGGCTCACACGACCATCAGTCCAGCAAACCTACCCCTTCGAATAGCCAATGCCGGCACTATCAAAGTTTTTGGGAAAAAAACTTTGTTGTAACGTGGGGTCGCAAGATTATAGAGAAGTCAGCGTTAAAGATCGAACTGTTTTTGACGAGAAAGGTATAAATTAAACATGTTAAGTCAGGGCGAAGGATAATCGCCCCCAATAGAATAGCATTTCCATACACAAAAAGTGAATCACCGTGATGCAGATTATGCACTTACGGCAGATGTGGCAAAGAGAGATACTCCTCACTCTGCATCTCTTGTAACCGCGACAAACAGCGCTGATATTCGAATTTTAAGCGCTCGCCGCCATAAATCTCATACATCGAGGCTTCAGCCGCAATGATCAGCTTCACTCGCCGCTCGTAAAATTCATCGACTAACGCCAGAAAACGCCGGGCGGTATTTTCATCTCGCGTCTCCATGCGGTGAACATTGTGCAGTAAAACAGTGTGATAGAGCTTCGACAGCGCAATGTAATCCAGTTGGCTGCGGGCCTCTTCGCACAAAGTATGGAAGTCCACCGCCAAAACGCCTTGTGCCGCGCAAATGGCGGGCAATGGCCGGTGATTCACTTCCAGCACAGGCGCATGCTCACCCTCTTTACCCGCTAGTTTGACAAAAATCGCGTCCATCTCCTGCTCGGTTTGCTCATTCAGCGGCGTCAGATAAAGATTCGCCTGAGTGAGTGTGCGCAAACGGTAGTCAATGCCAGCATCGACATTCATCACATCGCAATACTGCTTAATCAATGCAATTGCAGGCAGGAAGCGGGCGCGCTGTA comes from Yersinia mollaretii ATCC 43969 and encodes:
- the zapE gene encoding cell division protein ZapE — translated: MQPSTPTTLYQQALDAGDYQSDNVQQRAVAQLDQIYHALKQRQSESPAGAGLRGRLNRLIGRAAPKIAIPPVQGLYMWGGVGRGKTWLMDMFFHSLPGERKLRLHFHRFMLRVHEELAELQGHEEPLEIIADNFKAQTDVLCFDEFFVTDITDAMLLATLLEALFARGITLVATSNIPPDNLYHNGLQRARFLPAIALIKQYCDVMNVDAGIDYRLRTLTQANLYLTPLNEQTEQEMDAIFVKLAGKEGEHAPVLEVNHRPLPAICAAQGVLAVDFHTLCEEARSQLDYIALSKLYHTVLLHNVHRMETRDENTARRFLALVDEFYERRVKLIIAAEASMYEIYGGERLKFEYQRCLSRLQEMQSEEYLSLPHLP